The proteins below come from a single Oncorhynchus keta strain PuntledgeMale-10-30-2019 chromosome 32, Oket_V2, whole genome shotgun sequence genomic window:
- the qtrt1 gene encoding queuine tRNA-ribosyltransferase catalytic subunit 1 produces the protein MAAPITRGAATSSLETGMVVKKAVSIVAPLALRIIAECPVTKARACDLKLPHCTISTPVFMPVGTQGTMKGITVDQLDDLGCQICLGNTYHLGMRPGPELIEKANGLHGFMNWKRNLLTDSGGFQMVSLVELSEVTEEGVKFKSPYDGKEILLSPEQSIAIQNSLGSDIMMQLDDVVSSTVTGPRVEEATWRSIRWLDRCIAANKNPDRQNLFAIIQGGLNTELRKACLDEMTKRDVPGFAIGGLSGGEEKDDFWRMVTLSTDHLPREKPRYLMGVGYAVDLVVCVALGCDMFDCVFPTRTARFGSALVPWGSLTITKKQFAKDLQAIDPDCQCPTCRRHSRAYLHALFKSDTAAMHHITIHNISYQLTLMRSMRQSIIDGRFPDFVRTFMKRMFPSPEQYPGWAVDALGTVNITLN, from the exons ATGGCTGCGCCCATAACCAGAGGAGCTGCAACGAGCAGCCTTGAAACAGGCATGGTTGTCAAGAAAGCCGTTTCCATCGTTGCTCCTCTTGCTCTCCGAATCATCGCCGAATGTCCAGTGACCAAAGCGAGGGCTTGTGATCTCAAACTCCCTCACTGTACGATCAGCACCCCAGTGTTTATGCCTGTTGGTACACAAGGCACGATGAAGGGAATCACTGTGGACCAACTCGATGATCTGGGATGTCAGATTTGTCTTGGCAACACATACCACTTGGGTATGAGACCG GGTCCTGAGCTGATTGAGAAAGCAAATGGCCTGCATGGCTTCATGAACTGGAAAAGAAACCTTTTGACT GACAGTGGGGGCTTTCAGATGGTGTCTCTTGTTGAACTATCTGAGGTTACTGAGGAGGGGGTCAAGTTCAAATCTCCTTATGATGGGAAGGAGATCCTTCTGAGTCCTGAGCAGTCAATCGCCATACAGAACAGTCTGG GGTCAGACATCATGATGCAGTTGGATGACGTGGTCAGCAGTACGGTGACTGGGCCGCGGGTGGAGGAGGCTACGTGGAGATCGATTCGCTGGCTGGACCGCTGCATTGCAGCCAATAAGAATCCAGATAGACAGAACCTGTTTGCCATCATCCAGGGGGGCCTGAACACAGAGCTGCGCAAAGCCTGTCTAGACG AAATGACAAAACGGGATGTTCCTGGCTTTGCTATCGGTGGGCTGAGCGGAGGTGAGGAGAAGGATGATTTCTGGAGGATGGTGACACTCAGCACAGACCACCTGCCTCGGGAGAAGCCTCGCTACCTCATGGGGGTTGG TTATGCAGTAGACCTGGTGGTGTGTGTTGCTCTGGGTTGTGACATGTTTGACTGTGTCTTCCCAACACGCACTGCA AGGTTTGGCTCAGCTCTAGTCCCGTGGGGATCTCTGACAATTACCAAGAAGCAGTTTGCCAAGGACCTACAGGCAATAGATCCAGACTGCCAGTGCCCCACCTGCCGGAG GCACAGTCGGGCCTATCTGCATGCTCTGTTCAAGAGTGACACcgcagccatgcatcacattacCATCCACAACATCTCCTACCAG CTCACTCTGATGCGGTCGATGAGACAGAGCATCATAGATGGTCGCTTCCCAGACTTTGTGAGGACATTCATGAAGAGAATGTTCCCCTCTCCTGAACAGTATCCAGGCTGGGCGGTGGATGCTCTAGGAACAGTCAACATCACATTGAATTAA